The window GAAAATGACTTGTCTGTAGGCATACTTCCATTATTCGTGATCACATGGGTTTCTAATGgattccaccaccacttgTGAGTGGAAAATGACTTGTCATGTAGGAATACTTCTATTATTCGTGATCACATGGGTTTCTATTGgattccaccaccacttgTGAGCACATTTTATCTATTCATGCTTTGATTGAAGGGCTTATCACATAAACTGGAAATCACATAAGCAACAGAAATTAAAGGTTACATACTAAGCAACGGAAATTGGAGATTACATACTAagcaacagaaaataaaagttacataCTAAGCAACGGAAATTGAAGATTACATACTAAGCAACAGAAGTTGAAAGTTACATACTAAGAAACACACACTGAAAACAGATAAACTATGATCACTTCCCAAACAATTCTGCTATGAGATTGCGTTTCagatcttcttcttctggaGTTAAGTCCCTCCTAGCCATCAGGGGAGTAAGGATAGCTGCCTTGATGTTCCGCTCCTGAATATCACTAGCTGCCTTGATCTTCCGTTCCTGAATATCACATTCCCTTTCACGCGTGACTCTCATTTCACGCAGTGCTGCAGTGAAATCATTAGGAATTGTATATGATGGTGTTGCGACTTCTTTGCCTTTTCTTTTAGCCTTAGCCTTAGCTTGATCTCTTCCAATAGGACGTTGCAATATTGAAGAATGACTCTCAGGAGTAGAGTCGATTTGAGGTCCTCCTTCCTCACTAGTCCTCGACCTTTTTGAGCTCCCACGACTTTCTTCAAGACTATCTTCATCTGGCTGGAAACGCGTTGAACCGGTgctattcaatttcaattcccaCTTGGGATTGAGTCTCATCACCTCCTCAAACACCTTATGGTGAGTAAACTTGCTCTTACCATACAGTTGTTGAGCGGCTTTCTCAATGTCCTCTTTAGACTGGCCACTCGTAGCTCGATCATGCGCATGTTTGTATGCACCAATCCACTTTGTGACATTTGCGTTGAGCCGTTTGTAGCGCTGCTTCAATGACTCCAAACTTCTTTGTTGGCCCATTCttggattttcttttcttgtttgcTCATATAGTTTAAGAACATTTTGCCATAGATGGATACTAGTTTGGTTGGTGCCAACAATTGCATTTGTGCTCACGAAACACCAAGCAGACATTAATGCCATGTCTTCTTGCTCACTCCAACCATGTGGAGTGTTTGAAGCACTTATGTTGGTCTGTGATATGTCTTGGCTTGAAtgttgattttgaaatgaactttgaaattgttCAGAATTCGGAAAATCATCAAAGCTAGGAAAATAATCTTGAGAaggattaaaattttgggaagGGTTGAAGCTTTGGGAATGAGAGAAATTTGGAGAAtcagaaaatatattattctcaTCATCCTCCATAGTTAGCAACAAAGGAgactaaaaaatatgaaattgtattAAACAATAAGGATTATAGGAAGAGAaaagatgatattttttttatgcaaaactatagcaaatgtggtctctatttatagaggatgaaaaattatgaattttggtataatttttataattttttaatataatatattaaagatatataaattattaaaaaaaataatatcagcCAATGAAATTGTGCCATTTGGCACAATCTCATTGGCTGAGTGGTGAGATGAGAGAGGCGACCGGTCGGTTGGTTTCATGCATTTATGCGACCTGTGtcaaggagagagagagacttcatggattaatttttatttattttttaaatgtaatagGGATGTGGCAGGTACACACCAATAAACTTGGTCTTAATGGATCATTAGGCATTGTTGTCCTtcaaatagtactcctagtcAAAAGCTCTCTCTATCTACGAggggaaaaataaataagtatcaTAGTAAACGAAAGagtaaaatgtcaaaattagtCCTTAATATATGCTaatattatgattttggtcatatattttattttttgaattttttatcttGAACATTCAATTTGGACCACAATTGATCGTATACTAAtaattccattaacttttaaaCAGTTTTAGCTCGATTTTGACTGATTTTTAAACGATTTTAACCCAAATGGGACTGTTAAAACCATTAAATTCAagttaaaattgttttaaaattgacagAATTGTTAGTGTaagaccaattgtgatccgagttAAATGTTCAgcatttaaaaattcaaaaaataaagtatacaaccaaaattataaaatggaCATGTTGAAGACCAGTTTTGGCTCTACTCTGAACAACATGTCATCTTCACGTCTCTCCAACCTCCACTATGCATATCGGTTAcgcctctccctctctctctctctaacatTACTACATCAGCTATAGTTTACTCTTAAAGTGTAGAAGAGAGATCTTTGGTTGATAAGAAGAATGGAGCAGAGTTGTGAGATTCAAGTGCCAAGAGTTAAACTAGGCTCCCAAGGTTTGGAGGTAACACAGATAATAGTATCTCTAATGCTTTCTTGTGCTATTTTTGATGCAATAACAGAAAACCTAATGGTTGTTACCATGTTTCTAGAGTGGGGTTCGGGTGCGGGAGCCTCTCCGGCATACTGAATGCTCCTCTCCCCCACGAAGCCGGAGGCGAAATACTAAAACAAGCATTCAACAGAGGCATCACCTTCTTTGACACTGCTGACGTCTACGGCAAACAAGGCCACAACGAGATCATGATTGGCAAGGCTTTGAAAGATCTGCCTCGTCACAGAGTTCAGATTGCAACAAAGTTTGGCCTTTCTATGACGCCAGACCTGAGCCAGGTTGTGGTGCAGGGCCACCCTGCCTACGTCAGGCAGTGCATCGAGGCTAGCCTCAGGCGCCTCGATGTGGACTACATCGATCTGTACTACCAGCACCGCGTTGATCAGTCTGTGCCTATAGAGGAAACTGTGAGTAGCACACTCATATACTATATAGGTTGAGCTCCGTTAGAGATAGGCGATACTGACTTTGTGTTCTTTAAGGTTGGGGAGATGAAGAAGCTGGTCGAGGAGGGGAAGATACGCTACATTGGTTTGTCTGAGGCTAGTGCTGACACGATCAGGAGAGCGCACGCTGTGCATCCAATCACTGCGGTGCAGATGGAGTATTCTCTGTGGACTCGAGACATCGAGGAGGATGTTATTCCCCTTTGTAGGTTAGTCAGAATCTGGATCCTAATCTGAAATGTCTTTGTTGATGCAATCTAGTTTATGTTTGTgctattcatttttttgtagaCAACTTGGAATTGGTATAGTAGCATATAGTCCTCTTGGTCATGGATTCTTTGGTGGGAAAGGAATGGT is drawn from Salvia hispanica cultivar TCC Black 2014 chromosome 6, UniMelb_Shisp_WGS_1.0, whole genome shotgun sequence and contains these coding sequences:
- the LOC125195351 gene encoding glutathione S-transferase T3-like; amino-acid sequence: MEDDENNIFSDSPNFSHSQSFNPSQNFNPSQDYFPSFDDFPNSEQFQSSFQNQHSSQDISQTNISASNTPHGWSEQEDMALMSAWCFVSTNAIVGTNQTSIHLWQNVLKLYEQTRKENPRMGQQRSLESLKQRYKRLNANVTKWIGAYKHAHDRATSGQSKEDIEKAAQQLYGKSKFTHHKVFEEVMRLNPKWELKLNSTGSTRFQPDEDSLEESRGSSKRSRTSEEGGPQIDSTPESHSSILQRPIGRDQAKAKAKRKGKEVATPSYTIPNDFTAALREMRVTRERECDIQERKIKAASDIQERNIKAAILTPLMARRDLTPEEEDLKRNLIAELFGK
- the LOC125193745 gene encoding perakine reductase-like is translated as MEQSCEIQVPRVKLGSQGLEVSRVGFGCGSLSGILNAPLPHEAGGEILKQAFNRGITFFDTADVYGKQGHNEIMIGKALKDLPRHRVQIATKFGLSMTPDLSQVVVQGHPAYVRQCIEASLRRLDVDYIDLYYQHRVDQSVPIEETVGEMKKLVEEGKIRYIGLSEASADTIRRAHAVHPITAVQMEYSLWTRDIEEDVIPLCRQLGIGIVAYSPLGHGFFGGKGMVESLPSQSILMFHPRFSGDNQEKNRAIYTRFAGLAAKHSCTPPQLALAWLLHQGDDVVPIPGTTKIENLEANAASLRVKLTAEELKEIGEAIPVDQVGGDRDFGNFTKFAYKLANTPPYEK